A window of the Isosphaera pallida ATCC 43644 genome harbors these coding sequences:
- the ileS gene encoding isoleucine--tRNA ligase — MSTDATGYKATLNLPKTTFDMKANLTQREPQRQAQWLQRDLYGQIRQARRGAPVKVLHDGPPYANGEIHMGHLLNKVLKDFVVRWWTLQGYDSPYVPGWDCHGLPIEHKVVRDLGPKARQLDASQIRQLCHEEAMKWVNIQSAQFQRLGVLGDWQRPYLTLDHRYEAGIVDVLADLVEKGYVFRQKKAIHWDIHDRTALAEAELEYQDITSPSIYVLFPMTSGVPSCWGGQPEDWSAMIWTTTPWTLPANLAIAVHPRLDYAGVRYRDPETGAERRVLLCQSLVAKVMAERSVSQYDIVGVCKGADLEIATYRHVFLDRTGRFVLADYVAAEDGTGLVHTAPGHGAEDYRTGLAYGLPAYCPVDESGRYTDDAPDWLRGKGVFEANPLVVQRLKEDGTLFHSAPVRHSYPHGWRSKKPIIFRATEQWFIKVDHNGLRQRVLEQIGQVTWLPSWGQRRIEAMVSGRPDWCISRQRAWGVPIPAFRCQKCGHWHMSAATLRHLRDLFRQHGADAWFSRPASELVPPGLTCEACGHDQFDKGSDILDVWFESGASHRAVLSQPPPDGFGLGYPATMYLEGSDQHRGWFQSSILTAVAAQGVAPFQTVLTHGFIVDEQGEKVSKSEMEKKYGKGKVPVIFSAVPATETYGADVLRLYVASMDYADDVRVGETGIKEASEAYRKIRNTFRFLLANLEDYQRFDPERHAPQPSDLVELDRWILGRLNALIRDCEASYNAFEFYRVVQKITQFVNVDLSSFYLDAIKDRLYAELPEGPERRSAQFALFRLHDVLTRLLSPILVHTCEELWERLPGSAATAKPESVHLALAPQPDPRFDDQTLADKWTTLRAVRSDCLRELERLRQSKIIGSSQQGRLAIATADPQLRGLLESSRDALATVCVVSEVEVVADHPEAVPGVDEPRIRVFAAKSPHRRCERCWNHYASVGSDPRHPDLCARCVRVVERLALAASLDPMKGSS, encoded by the coding sequence ATGTCCACCGACGCCACCGGTTACAAGGCCACGCTCAACCTGCCCAAAACCACCTTCGACATGAAGGCCAACCTCACCCAGCGCGAGCCGCAGCGCCAGGCCCAATGGCTCCAACGCGACCTCTACGGGCAAATCCGTCAAGCCCGCCGAGGCGCTCCGGTGAAGGTCTTGCATGACGGCCCCCCCTACGCCAACGGCGAGATTCACATGGGCCACCTGCTCAACAAGGTCCTCAAGGATTTCGTCGTCCGGTGGTGGACCCTCCAAGGCTACGACTCCCCCTACGTCCCCGGCTGGGACTGCCACGGCCTGCCGATCGAACACAAGGTCGTCCGTGACCTCGGCCCTAAAGCCCGCCAACTGGACGCCTCCCAAATTCGCCAGCTCTGCCACGAGGAAGCGATGAAATGGGTGAATATCCAGTCGGCGCAGTTTCAACGCCTGGGCGTCCTCGGCGACTGGCAACGTCCCTACCTGACGTTAGATCACCGCTACGAGGCTGGCATCGTCGATGTGTTGGCTGACCTGGTGGAAAAAGGGTACGTCTTCCGCCAAAAGAAGGCGATTCATTGGGACATCCACGACCGCACCGCGCTTGCTGAAGCCGAACTTGAATATCAAGACATCACTTCACCATCAATCTATGTTTTGTTCCCCATGACCTCCGGCGTCCCCTCCTGCTGGGGCGGCCAACCGGAAGACTGGTCGGCGATGATCTGGACGACCACCCCGTGGACCCTGCCGGCCAATCTGGCGATTGCCGTCCATCCCCGCCTCGACTACGCCGGGGTCCGCTACCGCGATCCGGAAACCGGCGCGGAGCGGCGCGTTCTTCTCTGCCAAAGCCTAGTTGCTAAGGTCATGGCCGAGCGCAGCGTGTCCCAATACGACATCGTCGGCGTGTGCAAAGGGGCCGACCTGGAAATCGCCACCTATCGCCATGTCTTTCTCGACCGCACCGGTCGGTTCGTCCTGGCCGACTACGTCGCAGCCGAGGACGGCACCGGCCTGGTCCACACCGCGCCTGGCCACGGTGCGGAGGACTACCGCACCGGCCTAGCCTACGGCCTGCCCGCCTACTGCCCGGTGGACGAGTCGGGCCGCTATACCGACGACGCTCCCGACTGGCTTCGGGGCAAAGGGGTCTTTGAAGCCAACCCTTTGGTTGTCCAGCGGCTCAAAGAAGATGGCACCCTGTTTCATAGCGCCCCCGTGAGGCACAGCTATCCTCACGGCTGGCGGAGCAAGAAACCGATCATCTTCCGCGCGACCGAACAATGGTTCATCAAGGTGGACCACAACGGCTTGCGGCAACGGGTGTTGGAGCAAATCGGCCAAGTCACCTGGCTGCCCTCCTGGGGACAGCGGCGGATCGAGGCAATGGTCTCGGGACGCCCCGATTGGTGCATCTCCCGCCAACGCGCTTGGGGCGTGCCGATTCCTGCCTTCCGCTGCCAAAAGTGTGGTCATTGGCACATGAGCGCCGCCACGCTCCGCCACCTACGCGACCTCTTCCGCCAACACGGAGCCGACGCCTGGTTCAGCCGCCCCGCCTCGGAACTCGTGCCGCCGGGCCTGACCTGCGAGGCGTGCGGCCACGACCAGTTTGATAAGGGCTCGGACATCCTCGACGTCTGGTTCGAGTCAGGGGCCAGCCACCGCGCCGTGCTCTCCCAGCCCCCCCCTGACGGCTTCGGGTTGGGCTACCCGGCGACGATGTATCTGGAAGGCTCCGACCAGCACCGCGGTTGGTTCCAATCCTCGATCTTGACGGCCGTGGCCGCTCAGGGCGTTGCGCCGTTTCAAACTGTGTTGACTCACGGATTCATTGTCGATGAACAGGGTGAAAAGGTCTCCAAGTCGGAGATGGAGAAAAAGTACGGCAAGGGCAAAGTGCCGGTGATCTTCTCGGCCGTCCCGGCCACCGAGACCTACGGAGCCGACGTGCTGCGGCTTTACGTCGCCAGCATGGACTACGCCGACGACGTGCGGGTGGGCGAGACCGGCATCAAGGAGGCGTCCGAAGCCTACCGCAAGATCCGCAACACGTTCCGCTTCCTGCTGGCCAACCTGGAGGACTACCAACGGTTCGACCCGGAACGCCACGCCCCCCAACCGTCCGACCTGGTCGAACTCGATCGCTGGATCTTGGGACGGCTCAACGCCCTGATCCGCGACTGCGAAGCTTCCTACAACGCCTTTGAGTTCTACCGGGTCGTGCAAAAGATCACCCAGTTCGTCAACGTTGATCTCTCCAGCTTCTACCTCGACGCCATCAAGGATCGGCTCTACGCGGAGTTGCCCGAAGGACCGGAACGCCGCTCCGCCCAGTTCGCCCTGTTCCGCCTGCACGATGTGTTGACCCGTCTGCTTTCGCCTATTCTGGTCCACACCTGCGAGGAACTCTGGGAACGTTTACCCGGCTCCGCCGCGACCGCCAAGCCCGAGAGCGTCCACCTGGCCCTGGCCCCACAACCTGACCCCCGCTTCGACGACCAAACCCTTGCCGACAAGTGGACCACCCTACGCGCTGTGCGCAGCGACTGCCTGCGAGAACTTGAACGGCTTCGCCAATCCAAAATCATCGGCTCGTCTCAACAAGGCCGACTGGCGATCGCCACCGCCGACCCTCAACTGCGCGGCCTGCTGGAATCCAGCCGCGACGCATTGGCCACCGTCTGCGTCGTCTCGGAGGTCGAGGTCGTCGCCGACCATCCCGAGGCGGTCCCCGGCGTGGACGAGCCGCGAATCCGGGTGTTCGCCGCCAAGAGTCCCCATCGTCGTTGCGAGCGTTGCTGGAATCATTACGCGAGCGTCGGTTCCGACCCGCGTCATCCCGATCTGTGCGCTCGTTGCGTGCGGGTGGTCGAGCGTCTGGCCCTCGCCGCGTCGCTCGATCCCATGAAAGGATCGTCCTGA
- a CDS encoding Gfo/Idh/MocA family protein has product MSQSQSIVLPRVSVEPPPPPVPIRATREPVRVALIGVGLVSRDHHEPGLRLDPRARLAAIADADAALLERRRVEWSDGEPIKTFTVERLPELFADPEIDAVVIATPNHTHKDLAIAAAQAGKHVMCEKPLGLDAHQARAMTAAAEAAGVVNMTAFTYRFAPSMRYLRHLLRNGDLGEPRHFRSQRFLDLPETSWGWRQYKATAGAGDLFDMTIHRLDFAMDLLGPLARICGAVARFAPRDRDASGNPCAPSEVDDWSALIGEFRRGAVGVWEGTTLAKGYHVGGYGHEWAEVNGSEASAVYRMHEPNTLLLGRHGGDLEPIAVPNAFLKPSGSPRDPAQGKPATVFRYDLMWEFVTAIVEGRPAVPSFRAGLNAQIVADAVLVSHQRGSWVEVEPVSLA; this is encoded by the coding sequence ATGTCACAATCTCAATCCATCGTTTTGCCGCGCGTCTCGGTGGAACCTCCGCCGCCGCCTGTGCCGATTCGAGCGACCCGCGAGCCGGTGCGGGTCGCTCTCATTGGTGTGGGGTTGGTGAGCCGCGACCACCATGAACCGGGGTTGCGGCTGGATCCCCGCGCCCGTTTGGCGGCGATCGCCGACGCCGACGCCGCGTTGTTGGAGAGACGCCGGGTCGAATGGTCCGACGGCGAACCAATCAAGACCTTCACCGTTGAACGTCTGCCCGAGCTGTTCGCCGACCCTGAGATCGACGCCGTGGTGATCGCCACGCCTAACCACACCCACAAGGATTTGGCGATCGCAGCGGCCCAGGCCGGCAAGCATGTGATGTGTGAAAAACCTCTGGGACTCGACGCCCACCAGGCACGGGCTATGACCGCCGCGGCCGAAGCCGCCGGAGTGGTGAACATGACCGCGTTCACCTATCGCTTCGCGCCGTCGATGCGGTATTTGCGGCATCTGTTACGCAACGGCGATCTCGGCGAGCCCCGGCACTTCCGCTCGCAGAGGTTCCTCGACCTGCCAGAAACCTCCTGGGGCTGGCGACAGTACAAGGCGACCGCCGGTGCGGGCGATCTGTTTGACATGACGATTCATCGACTCGATTTCGCCATGGATTTGCTTGGTCCGCTGGCGCGGATTTGCGGCGCGGTGGCGCGGTTCGCGCCCCGAGATCGGGACGCCTCGGGCAATCCCTGCGCGCCTTCGGAGGTGGACGACTGGTCGGCTTTGATCGGCGAATTCCGTCGCGGGGCAGTCGGGGTTTGGGAAGGAACCACGTTGGCCAAGGGGTACCATGTGGGGGGATATGGTCATGAATGGGCAGAGGTCAATGGGTCGGAGGCGTCGGCGGTTTACAGGATGCATGAACCCAACACGCTGCTCCTGGGGCGTCACGGCGGTGATCTGGAGCCAATTGCGGTCCCCAACGCCTTTCTCAAGCCATCGGGTAGCCCACGCGATCCGGCCCAGGGTAAACCCGCGACGGTATTTCGATATGATCTAATGTGGGAATTTGTGACCGCGATCGTTGAGGGCCGCCCAGCGGTTCCCTCCTTCCGTGCCGGTTTGAACGCTCAGATTGTGGCTGATGCCGTGTTGGTGTCGCACCAGCGGGGCAGTTGGGTCGAGGTGGAGCCGGTGTCGCTGGCGTGA
- a CDS encoding M16 family metallopeptidase translates to MSSSPLYSPRTERLANGLTVITQHDPWAAVAAVQLWFHVGSKNDPPGREGFAHMLEHIMFNGSDRIGYADHLKEVFKAGGLDCNAYTTYDQTVYHALIPPEQLDLVLWLEAERLAFLKVDQKALDHERRRIEVERTITGSDPLTRQCLKYHSLQFETHPYRNAPIGQFAHLRSTAVAELREFWEDYYVPNNATLVVVGPLTHEEVMTTARKNLEWIPARGVPPQSSVVEPLPTKPRKHTFTDNEVPLPLVLLSWPTVPSGHTDEPALRLLARVIDKAIRETLNKPRQFLGIKLNDIPQAIFTKCDAFFLEEAGCFQILAMRPHFQFSADQLINCIQKIVDRVRQAPADADHFTKAHDLLRWDLAIDSCNPHGRALMLGWCGVIQGNPESSNHLWHAIQTLTAADVHQCAQTYLIPQRRLVASYRQSFWGKWFRKSDDKDQPVIAPMEDVPAAPERPGAVRPENHPEKPPLAPIFAAPRVTTQVERHVLSNGLTVQLLPEPGYPTIRARLTQMVDPRNGFPRGTIGFPRGTIDRVQEILLDQSGWAFNSKRQQRNDPLPPIESQIIKKHDCDYGMIAIDTLADHLDAAIDCLANLINRAEREGFQKTAVQDARARAGVQRATNPGDVEGNATVRLLERTLLGPRHPYTPDPRAKDDAQAHDRLNPQELQTWWQRHGRPGSASLTISGGFNPTATLERVQTQFRFWRGCDSKNVNLFANPSLVEPTSTRILLRQGPKNGAAWVAVGRPGLPVDHPDVPKSLAINEYLIHIPNDRLTHTLRYQRDISMGGGGGFRFWRGAGLFMLFTICPAAAAADAVLALFDEIRRLRVEPPNEEEWTWTRARLVSNLLSNIAGPHERGDGIALAQARGLRSDFLEQHMSCLSSMTPEDCVQVARTHLNPNALVVVVTAPPDKTIRKALGRLAPVENA, encoded by the coding sequence ATGTCTTCATCCCCGCTCTACTCGCCCCGAACCGAACGTCTCGCCAACGGCCTGACCGTGATCACTCAACACGACCCCTGGGCCGCGGTCGCCGCCGTCCAACTCTGGTTCCACGTCGGCTCCAAGAACGACCCGCCCGGCCGGGAAGGGTTCGCCCATATGCTCGAACATATCATGTTTAATGGTTCGGATCGCATAGGCTACGCCGACCACCTCAAAGAAGTGTTTAAAGCGGGTGGTCTGGATTGCAACGCCTACACCACCTACGACCAAACGGTGTACCATGCGTTGATTCCGCCCGAACAGCTCGACTTGGTGCTCTGGCTGGAGGCCGAACGTCTAGCATTCCTCAAAGTCGATCAGAAAGCGCTCGACCACGAGCGGCGACGAATTGAAGTCGAGCGGACCATCACCGGGTCGGACCCGCTGACCCGCCAATGTTTGAAATATCACTCGCTTCAATTCGAGACGCATCCCTACCGAAACGCCCCGATTGGTCAGTTCGCCCATTTGAGGTCGACGGCCGTGGCGGAGTTGCGCGAATTCTGGGAAGATTATTATGTGCCTAACAACGCCACTCTCGTGGTAGTTGGTCCACTTACCCACGAGGAAGTGATGACCACCGCCCGTAAGAACCTCGAATGGATTCCAGCCAGGGGGGTCCCCCCTCAGTCTAGCGTGGTCGAGCCGCTTCCTACTAAGCCTCGCAAACACACCTTCACCGACAACGAAGTTCCGCTGCCCCTAGTGCTGCTCTCGTGGCCCACTGTGCCCAGCGGACATACCGACGAACCCGCGTTGCGGTTGCTCGCTCGGGTGATCGACAAAGCCATACGTGAGACGTTGAACAAACCTCGTCAGTTCCTCGGGATCAAGCTCAATGACATCCCGCAAGCCATCTTCACCAAGTGCGATGCCTTCTTCCTAGAGGAAGCCGGCTGTTTCCAGATTCTCGCGATGCGGCCGCATTTCCAGTTCTCTGCTGATCAGCTGATCAATTGCATTCAAAAGATTGTTGATCGCGTGCGCCAGGCCCCCGCCGATGCCGATCACTTCACTAAAGCCCACGACCTGTTGCGCTGGGATCTGGCCATCGACTCCTGCAATCCTCACGGTCGAGCCCTCATGCTGGGCTGGTGCGGCGTTATCCAGGGCAACCCGGAGTCGTCCAACCATCTCTGGCACGCGATCCAGACCCTCACCGCTGCGGATGTTCATCAGTGTGCTCAAACCTATCTGATACCACAACGAAGGCTGGTCGCAAGCTATCGTCAATCGTTTTGGGGCAAATGGTTCCGCAAATCGGATGACAAGGACCAGCCAGTCATAGCCCCCATGGAGGATGTGCCCGCCGCTCCGGAACGCCCCGGCGCGGTTCGTCCCGAAAACCACCCAGAAAAGCCGCCGTTAGCCCCCATCTTCGCCGCGCCCCGCGTTACGACACAGGTTGAACGGCATGTTTTGAGCAATGGGCTGACGGTCCAACTCCTCCCCGAGCCGGGCTATCCCACCATCCGCGCCCGACTGACCCAGATGGTTGACCCTCGGAATGGCTTCCCACGCGGAACGATTGGCTTCCCACGCGGAACGATTGATCGTGTCCAAGAGATTCTGCTTGACCAATCCGGGTGGGCTTTCAACTCCAAGCGACAACAACGTAACGACCCGCTGCCGCCGATCGAGTCGCAGATCATCAAGAAACATGACTGTGACTATGGCATGATCGCAATCGACACCTTGGCTGATCACCTCGACGCCGCGATCGACTGTCTGGCCAACCTGATCAACCGCGCTGAGCGCGAAGGCTTCCAGAAAACCGCCGTCCAGGACGCTCGCGCCCGCGCTGGGGTCCAACGCGCCACCAACCCCGGCGATGTCGAGGGCAACGCCACTGTGCGGCTCCTCGAACGCACCCTTCTCGGCCCGCGGCATCCCTACACGCCCGACCCCCGCGCCAAGGACGACGCCCAGGCGCACGACCGCCTCAATCCCCAAGAACTCCAAACCTGGTGGCAACGCCACGGCCGGCCCGGCTCTGCCTCGTTGACCATCTCTGGAGGCTTCAACCCGACCGCGACCCTGGAACGCGTCCAAACCCAATTCAGGTTCTGGCGTGGTTGCGACTCAAAAAACGTCAACCTCTTTGCCAATCCAAGTCTTGTTGAGCCAACTTCCACTCGGATTCTCTTACGTCAGGGTCCCAAGAATGGTGCCGCCTGGGTCGCAGTGGGCCGACCGGGGTTGCCAGTGGATCATCCCGACGTACCCAAATCGTTGGCGATCAATGAATATCTGATTCATATTCCAAATGATCGTTTGACGCACACCCTGCGGTACCAACGGGACATTTCAATGGGTGGCGGGGGCGGGTTCCGTTTTTGGAGAGGGGCTGGACTGTTCATGCTGTTCACCATTTGCCCCGCGGCGGCTGCGGCCGACGCGGTCCTCGCCCTCTTCGACGAGATCCGTCGGTTGCGGGTCGAACCTCCCAACGAGGAGGAATGGACCTGGACCCGCGCTCGTCTCGTCTCCAACCTTCTCTCCAACATTGCCGGCCCCCACGAACGCGGCGATGGCATCGCCTTGGCCCAAGCGCGAGGACTGAGATCGGATTTCTTAGAACAACATATGAGCTGTTTATCATCTATGACTCCAGAGGATTGTGTCCAGGTTGCGCGGACTCACCTCAATCCTAACGCCTTGGTGGTTGTCGTCACCGCCCCCCCCGACAAGACGATTCGCAAGGCGCTAGGACGGCTCGCTCCGGTCGAGAACGCCTGA
- a CDS encoding efflux RND transporter permease subunit: MIGRLIEASMRTGWLILTLTGVIVAAGVFAFRNQPIDAYPDISGQMVQVITVYPGRAPEEVERQVTIPIEIALRGVPGVETIRSRTIFGLSVVQLMFHEGVENYWARQRVQENLGTVELPEEAAAELGPLATAYGEVYRYELVSDGTFDLMELRTLNDWVVIPRLMRTPGVAEVSNFGGLEKQFAVTFRPSDLERFGLTLNDVVEAIQANNASAGGSVLQRGSMSFVIRGGGTIQSLDQLERIYVKSVGGIPVYLSDVAQVGLDNLTPSGIFSKDRRDESVQGIVLMRRGENPSRVLEAVQEVVAELNADDLPEGVRVVPFYDRQHLVEATLHTVSHSVLMGITLVVLVLLLFLGRPAMAFLVALTIPFSLLFALILMYLTGIPIGLLSIGAIDFGIIVDGAIIMGEHLARRLGEATRADRLDPQSHPFNPFATVLKAAQEVERTVFFSILMIIVAYLPLLSLTRIEGLLFRPMALTMVFAMIGALLFSLFVVPVMSVAVFQRGYREWENPLLRWLRPLYGATIQRLLQLRWWVVAGSICLFATIALKIAPQLGLEFLPRMDEGVIWVRANFPEGTSLNQTSAYGKRLREIVLECPDIQFVTVQAGRNDSGTDPFPPSRMEVMIGPKPRELWTQFQTKDQLVEHLGSRLRAEFPTTRFNFTQPIIDSVTEDTNGTSADLAVEFSGPDSDILMDLARATVELLSAVPGARDVAIEQEGPQPQLVITPVRQWCARHNVKIEDVAKLINIALGGEAIGVLYENERRFDITARLDRSFVTSPQAVGRLIVHNAEGLPVPLAQVAQIELVDGQTVIARENSRRRITVRCDIVGRDQGGFVAEAQRRFQESVAPKLPNGYRVAWLGMFENLERARDHFIVVIPITVGLIFALMIVTFGSLRAALLLLVSVPFAFIGGVAALWARGMNLNVSTGVGFAALFGVSIMNGVLMVRAITARRREGRSLRAAIQQGALDCLRPILVASLVAILGLLPASLATGLGSDVQRPLATVIVWGLFSSTLLTLFVVPVLYDLFRPHVAAAPTNPPPPRPASLVEPAGAGSALNV; the protein is encoded by the coding sequence ATGATCGGTCGTCTGATCGAAGCGTCGATGAGAACCGGCTGGTTGATTCTCACGCTCACCGGCGTCATCGTGGCGGCGGGGGTGTTCGCGTTCCGCAACCAACCCATCGACGCCTACCCGGACATTTCCGGCCAGATGGTGCAGGTCATCACGGTTTATCCCGGACGCGCTCCCGAAGAGGTCGAACGCCAGGTCACCATCCCCATCGAAATCGCCTTGCGGGGCGTACCTGGGGTCGAGACGATCCGCTCGCGGACCATCTTCGGGCTGTCCGTTGTGCAGTTGATGTTCCATGAAGGCGTGGAAAACTATTGGGCACGGCAACGCGTGCAGGAAAACCTGGGCACTGTCGAGCTTCCCGAAGAAGCTGCGGCCGAACTCGGGCCGCTGGCGACCGCCTACGGCGAGGTGTACCGCTACGAACTGGTCTCCGACGGCACCTTCGACCTGATGGAGCTGCGCACCCTCAACGACTGGGTGGTGATCCCCCGCCTCATGAGAACCCCGGGTGTGGCCGAGGTCTCCAACTTCGGCGGCTTGGAAAAGCAGTTCGCCGTAACCTTCCGACCATCCGACTTGGAACGGTTCGGCTTGACCCTCAACGACGTGGTCGAGGCCATCCAGGCCAACAACGCCTCGGCCGGGGGCAGCGTGTTGCAACGCGGCTCGATGTCGTTCGTGATCCGGGGGGGCGGAACCATTCAATCGCTTGACCAACTCGAACGGATCTATGTCAAATCGGTGGGCGGGATCCCGGTTTACCTCAGCGACGTAGCGCAGGTGGGTCTGGACAACCTGACCCCCTCGGGGATCTTCAGCAAAGATCGGCGCGACGAATCTGTACAAGGAATTGTATTGATGCGTCGGGGCGAAAATCCCTCCCGGGTGTTGGAGGCGGTTCAAGAAGTCGTCGCCGAACTTAATGCTGACGACCTTCCCGAAGGGGTCCGGGTTGTCCCATTCTACGATCGTCAACATCTGGTAGAAGCCACCCTACACACCGTCTCCCACAGCGTTCTGATGGGAATCACCCTGGTCGTCCTCGTTTTGTTGCTCTTTCTGGGACGCCCGGCAATGGCCTTCCTGGTGGCGCTGACCATCCCGTTTTCGCTCCTGTTCGCACTCATTCTGATGTACTTGACTGGCATCCCGATCGGACTGCTTTCTATCGGAGCGATCGACTTCGGCATCATCGTCGATGGGGCGATCATTATGGGCGAACATCTCGCCCGCCGTTTGGGCGAAGCCACCCGCGCTGACCGCCTCGATCCCCAGAGCCATCCGTTCAACCCGTTCGCCACCGTGCTCAAAGCGGCGCAGGAGGTGGAACGCACCGTCTTCTTCTCGATCCTCATGATCATCGTCGCCTATCTGCCCTTGTTGTCGCTGACTCGGATCGAGGGTCTGCTGTTCCGCCCGATGGCCCTTACCATGGTCTTCGCCATGATCGGCGCGTTGCTGTTCTCGCTATTCGTAGTGCCGGTGATGAGCGTCGCGGTGTTTCAACGCGGCTATCGGGAATGGGAGAACCCGCTGCTGAGATGGTTACGCCCGCTCTACGGCGCGACGATCCAACGGTTGCTCCAACTGCGCTGGTGGGTCGTGGCCGGCTCGATTTGTCTGTTTGCCACCATCGCCTTGAAGATCGCTCCCCAGTTAGGGCTGGAGTTCCTGCCCCGAATGGATGAAGGGGTCATTTGGGTGCGAGCCAATTTCCCAGAGGGAACCTCGCTGAACCAAACCAGCGCCTACGGCAAACGTCTTCGGGAAATCGTGCTGGAGTGTCCCGACATCCAGTTCGTCACGGTTCAAGCTGGACGCAACGACTCGGGCACCGATCCCTTCCCCCCCAGCCGCATGGAAGTGATGATCGGTCCCAAACCCCGCGAGCTTTGGACCCAGTTCCAAACCAAGGACCAACTGGTGGAACATCTCGGCAGTCGTCTCCGCGCCGAGTTCCCCACCACCCGGTTCAACTTCACCCAGCCAATCATCGACAGCGTCACCGAGGACACCAACGGCACCTCCGCCGACCTCGCCGTGGAGTTCTCCGGTCCCGACTCCGACATTCTAATGGATCTGGCCCGTGCCACGGTCGAATTGCTCTCGGCGGTCCCCGGCGCACGGGACGTGGCGATCGAACAGGAAGGCCCCCAACCCCAGCTGGTCATCACTCCGGTTCGTCAGTGGTGCGCGCGGCACAACGTCAAAATCGAGGATGTCGCCAAGCTCATCAACATCGCGCTGGGGGGTGAAGCAATCGGGGTTTTGTATGAAAACGAACGGCGCTTCGACATCACCGCGCGTCTCGATCGGTCCTTCGTGACCTCGCCCCAGGCGGTGGGCCGACTGATCGTCCACAACGCCGAGGGTCTGCCCGTGCCACTGGCCCAGGTGGCTCAAATTGAACTGGTGGACGGCCAGACCGTCATCGCCCGCGAAAACAGCCGACGACGAATCACCGTGCGTTGCGACATCGTGGGCCGGGATCAAGGCGGGTTCGTCGCCGAGGCGCAACGTCGCTTCCAGGAGAGCGTGGCTCCCAAACTGCCCAATGGCTACCGCGTCGCCTGGCTGGGGATGTTTGAGAACCTCGAGCGGGCCCGCGACCATTTCATTGTGGTCATTCCCATCACCGTGGGGCTGATCTTCGCTCTGATGATTGTCACTTTCGGCTCGTTGCGGGCCGCGTTACTGCTGTTGGTCTCGGTGCCCTTCGCGTTCATCGGCGGCGTGGCAGCGCTTTGGGCGCGGGGCATGAACCTCAACGTCTCCACCGGGGTGGGCTTCGCCGCGCTGTTTGGCGTGTCGATCATGAACGGGGTCCTGATGGTGCGGGCAATCACCGCCCGACGACGCGAAGGACGATCCCTCCGCGCTGCAATCCAACAAGGTGCGCTGGATTGCCTGCGTCCGATACTGGTAGCCTCGCTGGTGGCGATCCTCGGTCTGCTGCCCGCGTCGCTGGCCACCGGCCTGGGTTCCGACGTGCAACGCCCTCTGGCCACCGTCATCGTCTGGGGTCTGTTCAGTTCAACGCTGCTGACCCTGTTCGTAGTACCGGTGCTCTATGACCTCTTCCGGCCTCACGTCGCCGCTGCCCCTACCAATCCGCCCCCGCCTCGCCCCGCCTCCTTGGTCGAGCCCGCCGGAGCCGGGTCGGCCCTCAACGTCTAA
- the purN gene encoding phosphoribosylglycinamide formyltransferase has translation MSHAPRTPPIGPDDPPLRLAACISGAGSTLANLLDRIETGALRAQVVAVVASRPGIGGLEVARRAGIKAVVVRQTANDSVAAYSQQVFAPLRAAGADLVVLAGFLKLLAIPPDYHNKVINVHPSLIPAFCGRGYHGLAVHRAALERGVKLTGCTVHYANDDYDAGPIILQRAVAVLDDDTPETLAARVIQAERIALPQAITLHAQGRLLVEGRRVRVLGNPQSEDHPPP, from the coding sequence ATGTCCCACGCGCCTCGGACCCCGCCGATTGGACCCGACGACCCTCCGTTGCGTCTGGCCGCCTGCATCTCGGGAGCCGGTTCGACGCTGGCCAACCTCTTGGACCGAATCGAAACCGGTGCGCTGCGCGCCCAGGTGGTCGCAGTCGTCGCCAGCCGTCCCGGCATCGGTGGCCTGGAAGTGGCCCGCCGCGCCGGGATCAAAGCGGTAGTGGTCCGCCAAACCGCCAACGACTCGGTGGCCGCGTACTCCCAACAGGTCTTCGCCCCCCTCCGCGCCGCCGGAGCCGACCTGGTGGTGCTGGCGGGCTTCCTCAAACTGCTGGCGATCCCACCCGATTATCACAACAAGGTTATCAATGTCCACCCCTCGCTGATTCCCGCCTTTTGCGGACGCGGGTATCACGGTCTGGCGGTCCATCGAGCCGCTTTAGAGCGCGGAGTGAAACTCACGGGCTGCACAGTCCATTACGCCAACGACGACTACGACGCCGGCCCAATCATCCTGCAGCGCGCGGTTGCCGTGCTGGACGACGACACCCCCGAGACCCTGGCGGCGCGGGTGATCCAGGCCGAGCGGATCGCCTTGCCCCAAGCGATCACGCTGCACGCCCAAGGCCGGCTGTTGGTCGAGGGCCGGCGGGTGCGCGTGCTGGGAAATCCCCAATCCGAAGACCATCCCCCGCCATGA